The proteins below are encoded in one region of Candidatus Cloacimonadota bacterium:
- the gap gene encoding type I glyceraldehyde-3-phosphate dehydrogenase codes for MKNIAINGFGRIGRLVFRALFEEKEFNIVAINDITDAKTLAHLLKYDSVHGIYKYDVKTSDSLLIVNGKEIQILSEKQPENLPWKEMKIDTVIESTGIFRSKEGASKHLTAGAKKVVISAPAKDKVDATIVMGVNHETLKPEHKIVSNASCTTNCLAPVMKVITDKFKVKSAFMTTIHSYTSDQRILDFPHKDLRRARAAALNIIPTTTGAAAATGKVIPDLSGKIDGMAVRVPTPNGSLVDVTITLDRETSIEEVNQFIKEASETYLKDILEYSETPLVSTDIIGNPHSSIFDSKVTMVNGNLVKLLSWYDNEWGYSCRIVDLMKYMSALE; via the coding sequence ATGAAAAACATTGCCATTAATGGTTTTGGCAGAATTGGAAGACTCGTCTTCCGGGCTTTATTTGAAGAGAAAGAATTCAATATCGTCGCTATTAATGACATTACAGATGCAAAAACACTTGCTCATCTTCTGAAATATGATTCTGTTCACGGAATTTACAAATATGATGTAAAAACAAGTGACAGTCTGCTGATCGTGAACGGAAAGGAAATTCAGATTTTATCTGAAAAACAACCGGAAAATCTTCCCTGGAAAGAAATGAAAATCGATACAGTTATCGAATCTACCGGGATTTTCAGATCAAAAGAAGGTGCTTCCAAACATCTTACTGCAGGAGCAAAAAAAGTGGTCATTTCCGCTCCGGCAAAAGATAAAGTTGACGCTACTATCGTCATGGGAGTTAATCATGAAACTCTGAAACCTGAACATAAAATAGTATCCAATGCATCCTGCACGACAAATTGTCTGGCTCCCGTGATGAAAGTAATTACCGATAAATTTAAAGTTAAATCAGCTTTTATGACAACCATCCATTCCTATACCAGCGACCAACGCATTCTTGATTTTCCTCATAAAGATCTGAGAAGAGCCAGAGCTGCTGCTCTGAACATTATTCCGACAACAACAGGAGCTGCAGCTGCCACCGGGAAAGTCATTCCCGATCTTTCCGGTAAGATCGACGGAATGGCTGTCAGGGTTCCGACTCCGAATGGTTCACTGGTAGATGTTACTATCACTTTGGATAGAGAAACATCGATTGAAGAAGTGAACCAATTCATAAAAGAAGCATCTGAAACTTATTTGAAAGATATTCTCGAGTATTCCGAAACACCGCTTGTTTCAACTGATATTATTGGAAATCCGCATTCATCCATCTTTGATTCCAAAGTCACAATGGTGAATGGCAACCTGGTGAAACTTCTCAGCTGGTATGATAATGAATGGGGATATTCCTGCCGGATAGTTGATCTTATGAAATATATGTCCGCTCTGGAATAA
- a CDS encoding class II fructose-bisphosphate aldolase, translated as MFLKGDKLKKVFLKAKKERFGIIASNVVFDSVIRGVIQGYEAQKSDGLLQMSSGAVKYAAGNTKDMNTGAELISSMIKIIAGQYHNSGIGLHIDHATPNYFDFIVYCIENDLVSSVMIDASHEEFEENIRISAEVVEVAHKHGVLVEGEIGYIKGSEDEIVSDTELYTKPEEALEFVQKTDVDLFAASVGTNHGVTKGHQVKLKLDLIKEIDELLISNNIERGIVLHGASGLTAQQQQDAIRNGVVKINKDTRYQMEMAAAVQAYWEKEKDAIVRPTGIAENSYFPDKKRFDPRKWMVKAENSVQNAVEELVKITGSADKSIMI; from the coding sequence ATGTTCTTGAAAGGTGATAAATTAAAGAAGGTTTTTCTCAAAGCAAAAAAAGAAAGATTTGGCATCATTGCTTCAAATGTTGTTTTTGACAGCGTGATCAGGGGAGTTATTCAGGGTTATGAAGCCCAGAAATCCGATGGTCTCCTGCAGATGAGTTCAGGAGCTGTAAAATATGCAGCCGGAAATACCAAAGATATGAATACCGGAGCTGAACTTATCTCTTCCATGATCAAGATCATTGCCGGGCAATATCACAATTCCGGGATTGGATTGCACATTGATCATGCCACTCCTAACTACTTTGATTTCATCGTTTACTGCATTGAGAATGATCTTGTTTCCTCTGTTATGATCGATGCTTCTCATGAAGAATTTGAAGAGAATATCAGGATTTCCGCAGAAGTTGTTGAAGTCGCTCATAAACATGGTGTCCTGGTCGAAGGTGAGATCGGTTATATTAAAGGTTCGGAAGATGAGATCGTTTCCGATACGGAATTATATACAAAACCGGAAGAAGCTCTGGAATTTGTACAGAAAACCGATGTTGATCTGTTTGCTGCTTCTGTCGGGACGAATCATGGCGTAACTAAAGGTCATCAGGTCAAATTGAAATTAGACTTGATCAAAGAAATAGACGAACTTTTAATTTCCAATAATATTGAAAGAGGGATCGTTCTGCACGGTGCTTCCGGCTTGACTGCCCAACAACAGCAGGATGCGATCAGAAACGGAGTCGTCAAGATCAACAAAGATACAAGGTATCAGATGGAAATGGCTGCTGCAGTTCAGGCTTATTGGGAAAAAGAAAAAGATGCGATCGTGCGACCGACAGGTATTGCGGAAAATAGTTATTTCCCGGATAAGAAAAGATTCGATCCACGAAAATGGATGGTCAAAGCAGAAAATTCCGTACAGAATGCTGTAGAAGAATTAGTTAAAATTACCGGTTCTGCCGATAAATCGATAATGATCTAA